The following proteins are encoded in a genomic region of Desulfosporosinus youngiae DSM 17734:
- a CDS encoding DUF1836 domain-containing protein, translating to MSKHFEAIRKVLNNFEPKQKALPYLELDTMMLAQVVEVAKRVSQNDINPTQVQNWVRRKYLPHPLKKKYNREQVANVLLINDLRNILSLEEVSHLLGYVNENLLDTSDDRINPTKLYRYYSEIFDWSQMDWEKSLQELEKEVEELLAGEEMIEEDKEKVATTLVILNLLARANLYKQIAKRWLNNLGSKNETI from the coding sequence GTGTCAAAGCACTTTGAAGCTATTCGCAAGGTATTAAATAACTTTGAGCCTAAGCAAAAGGCACTGCCTTATTTAGAATTGGATACGATGATGCTCGCCCAGGTTGTTGAAGTTGCTAAGCGTGTCAGTCAGAACGATATTAATCCCACTCAAGTACAGAATTGGGTTAGACGTAAGTATCTTCCCCACCCTCTGAAGAAAAAATATAATCGTGAACAAGTAGCCAATGTTTTGCTGATCAATGATTTGCGCAATATCCTGTCTCTGGAAGAGGTTTCCCATTTACTAGGATATGTTAATGAAAATCTTTTAGACACCTCAGATGACCGTATTAATCCGACCAAGCTTTATCGATACTATAGTGAAATTTTTGATTGGTCTCAGATGGACTGGGAGAAATCTCTCCAGGAATTAGAGAAAGAAGTGGAAGAACTACTTGCCGGCGAGGAGATGATTGAGGAGGACAAAGAAAAAGTCGCGACCACCCTGGTTATTCTAAATTTATTGGCAAGAGCCAATTTATATAAACAAATTGCTAAGCGGTGGTTAAATAACCTGGGTTCCAAAAACGAAACCATATAA
- a CDS encoding radical SAM protein, whose translation MFYEGTIYRPPSEAKSFILQITVGCRHNACTFCSMYKDKSFRIKTRAEIKEIIDLAQAQDSDAERIFLADGDALAVDTPLLIEILDQLYEKFPRLKRVGIYGGPKDILAKTPQELSELKAHGLQIVYLGVESGNEDILKSICKGVTAQQMVEAGQKAKASGLILSCTVILGLGGKARSHEHALDTAKVISEIDPEYLGALTLMIEPQAPLAKAIEKGTFQLLTPFESLTELRTLLGALNVSHCVFRSNHASNYLPLRATLPQDRDHILQTLDSVINDQATERLRPDYWRGL comes from the coding sequence ATGTTTTATGAAGGAACTATTTATCGCCCGCCAAGTGAGGCGAAAAGTTTTATTTTACAGATCACTGTCGGATGCCGGCACAACGCTTGTACATTCTGTTCGATGTACAAGGACAAATCCTTTCGGATTAAAACCCGCGCAGAAATTAAGGAGATTATCGATCTAGCCCAAGCCCAAGACTCGGATGCAGAGCGAATTTTTTTAGCGGATGGAGACGCGCTCGCGGTTGATACTCCACTATTAATTGAGATACTTGATCAACTTTATGAAAAATTTCCCCGTCTTAAACGGGTTGGAATTTACGGAGGCCCAAAAGACATTCTTGCTAAGACCCCCCAGGAATTATCAGAATTAAAAGCCCACGGTCTTCAAATTGTTTATTTGGGCGTCGAAAGCGGCAACGAAGACATTTTGAAATCGATTTGCAAAGGGGTTACTGCTCAGCAAATGGTAGAAGCCGGGCAAAAGGCTAAAGCCAGCGGTCTGATTCTATCATGCACTGTTATTCTTGGACTGGGAGGAAAAGCCCGCTCACATGAGCATGCCCTTGATACCGCTAAGGTTATCAGTGAGATAGACCCTGAATACTTAGGGGCTTTAACCTTAATGATAGAGCCGCAGGCACCCTTGGCTAAAGCCATTGAAAAAGGTACTTTCCAGCTCCTTACTCCCTTCGAATCCTTAACCGAGCTTCGGACCCTCCTCGGAGCGCTTAATGTATCCCACTGCGTGTTTAGGAGCAACCATGCCTCTAATTACTTGCCGCTGCGGGCAACCCTTCCCCAAGACCGCGATCATATTTTGCAAACACTTGATAGTGTGATAAACGATCAAGCCACAGAGCGTCTTCGCCCGGATTATTGGAGGGGGCTCTAG
- a CDS encoding MGDG synthase family glycosyltransferase: MKQLKVLVFSASFGNGHLRAAEAVIEGIRIQEPSAKIIHLDFGDFLNKTINTMIKNIYGEIINHIPKLWGRFYYKTSMVQPQSVSQRFLNKLGRNEFLKYIRELEPDFIVCTYPTVSSVLAQLRYEKLLQVPVITVITDYTLHSHWVHPSVDLYIVACSEVRDSLLAWGIESSRINVTGIPVSLKFEEKIEREDILAELGLKLDRPTFLVMGGSYGVLKSANRICKKLADSSVPVQAIIVCGKNKNLYHSLNAVISQARNPIKRLNYVHNVEELMTASDLIITKAGGLTVSEALTKQLPLIIYKPIPGQEEENAHYVQKIGAGIVAETEAELGRLINYFLRNPEEVEKMRRKAVGALPGHSTERAVEGMFRLVNRRRLG; the protein is encoded by the coding sequence TTGAAACAATTAAAGGTTCTCGTATTCTCCGCATCGTTTGGGAATGGACATTTGCGGGCGGCTGAAGCCGTTATTGAGGGGATACGAATTCAGGAACCTTCCGCTAAAATTATACACCTTGATTTTGGGGATTTTTTGAATAAAACGATTAATACAATGATTAAAAATATTTATGGAGAAATTATTAATCATATCCCCAAACTCTGGGGGAGATTTTATTATAAAACATCGATGGTTCAGCCACAATCAGTGAGCCAGCGTTTTTTGAATAAATTAGGCAGAAATGAATTTCTTAAATACATTCGAGAGCTTGAGCCGGATTTTATTGTCTGTACTTATCCCACGGTTTCTTCCGTCTTAGCCCAATTAAGATATGAAAAGCTTCTGCAGGTTCCTGTGATCACGGTCATTACGGATTATACGCTACACAGTCATTGGGTGCATCCTAGTGTTGATCTCTATATTGTGGCTTGTTCAGAGGTCAGGGATAGTTTATTAGCCTGGGGAATTGAGAGTTCACGTATAAATGTGACAGGGATACCGGTAAGCTTAAAATTCGAAGAAAAAATTGAGCGGGAGGACATCCTGGCTGAATTAGGTCTAAAATTGGATCGTCCTACTTTTTTAGTAATGGGAGGGTCATATGGAGTTTTAAAAAGTGCCAATAGGATTTGCAAAAAGTTGGCAGATTCCTCTGTCCCGGTTCAGGCAATTATTGTATGTGGCAAAAACAAAAATTTATATCATTCTCTAAACGCCGTAATCTCCCAGGCGCGTAACCCGATTAAACGGTTAAACTATGTTCATAATGTGGAGGAATTAATGACGGCTTCTGACCTGATTATTACTAAGGCGGGTGGGTTAACGGTTTCTGAGGCCTTGACCAAGCAGCTGCCGCTGATTATTTACAAACCAATACCTGGTCAGGAAGAGGAAAATGCTCACTATGTTCAAAAGATTGGCGCAGGGATCGTCGCCGAAACCGAAGCGGAATTAGGCCGGCTTATAAACTATTTTTTAAGGAATCCTGAGGAAGTCGAGAAAATGCGAAGGAAAGCAGTCGGCGCTTTGCCAGGCCATTCTACGGAACGTGCTGTGGAAGGGATGTTTAGATTGGTCAATAGAAGAAGGCTTGGCTAG
- the ybaK gene encoding Cys-tRNA(Pro) deacylase: MSHKTNAARILDKSRIPYELKEYAFDESDLSAVTAAQKVGLNIEQVYKTLVARGDKTGVIVACIQGDHELYLKGLAALSGNKKVEVVPLKEVQPLTGYIRGGVSPIGMKKNYPVFMDSALTKLEKVSVSAGLRGLQLLLNPQDLINVTKAKLGNISTE, from the coding sequence ATGTCTCATAAAACAAACGCGGCACGTATTTTAGATAAGAGTAGAATACCCTATGAATTAAAAGAATACGCGTTCGATGAATCTGATTTATCCGCCGTTACTGCTGCTCAAAAGGTTGGCCTGAACATAGAACAAGTCTACAAAACCTTAGTAGCCCGCGGTGACAAAACAGGGGTCATCGTCGCTTGTATCCAAGGAGATCATGAGCTCTATCTCAAAGGATTAGCTGCACTTAGCGGCAATAAAAAAGTTGAGGTTGTCCCTCTTAAGGAAGTTCAACCGCTGACCGGCTATATCCGAGGCGGTGTATCTCCCATCGGAATGAAGAAAAACTATCCGGTTTTCATGGATTCTGCCCTAACAAAACTAGAAAAAGTTTCAGTCAGCGCAGGTTTACGCGGGCTTCAGCTCTTATTAAATCCCCAGGATTTAATCAATGTGACCAAGGCAAAACTGGGAAATATCTCAACAGAATGA
- a CDS encoding NlpC/P60 family protein, whose protein sequence is MKNKVMLALVLICFMLSFTAIAQASLGDSLLKVGSRGTDVVELQTKLNNLGYNVGKADGIFGPMTKEGVMNFQKAHSLAVDGIVGPMTVKSLNNAYLPKQPQAKVTNIISTAKKYLGVRYQWGGSTPQTGFDCSGFVAYVFQQNGITLPRVSRDQYTVGTKVSFDNLQPGDLVFFSFAGNGVVDHDGIYLGGGEFINASSSKGVTIYSLGPYWKSVYVGAKRVI, encoded by the coding sequence ATGAAAAACAAAGTTATGCTTGCCCTTGTTTTAATTTGTTTCATGCTTTCTTTTACTGCCATCGCCCAGGCATCACTTGGAGATAGTTTGCTGAAGGTTGGTTCAAGAGGAACGGATGTTGTAGAGCTGCAGACAAAACTTAATAATTTGGGCTACAACGTTGGAAAAGCCGATGGAATCTTTGGTCCCATGACCAAAGAAGGTGTCATGAATTTTCAAAAAGCACATAGCTTGGCCGTTGACGGAATCGTTGGTCCTATGACAGTAAAGTCCCTGAATAATGCTTACTTACCAAAACAGCCCCAGGCAAAGGTTACAAACATTATAAGCACCGCAAAAAAGTATCTTGGGGTTCGGTATCAATGGGGAGGGTCTACACCTCAAACTGGTTTTGACTGTTCCGGATTTGTTGCTTATGTATTCCAACAAAATGGGATAACCCTGCCGAGGGTCTCGCGTGATCAATACACGGTAGGAACAAAGGTTTCATTTGATAATCTTCAACCTGGAGATTTAGTGTTTTTCTCGTTTGCTGGAAACGGGGTTGTGGATCATGATGGGATCTATCTGGGCGGAGGAGAATTCATTAATGCTTCGTCATCTAAAGGAGTTACCATCTATTCGTTGGGACCATACTGGAAATCTGTTTATGTTGGGGCTAAACGAGTCATTTAA
- a CDS encoding glutamine--tRNA ligase/YqeY domain fusion protein, with protein MENKSTSNFLKNIVNEDLKAGNVDQIITRFPPEPNGYLHIGHAKSIILNFELADEFKGKTHLRFDDTNPTKEDTEYVESIKEDVAWLGYEWDNLFFASDYFEEMYKRAILLIKKGKAYVCDLTAEEIRKMRGSLTEAGQKSPYRDRSVEENLELFERMRQGEFKDGQKVLRAKIDMASPNINMRDPVLYRIAHANHHNTGDKWCIYPMYDFAHPLEDAIEGITHSICTLEFEDHRPLYDWVVRECEMEKVPHQYEFARLNITNTVMSKRKLKQLVDEKVVDGWDDPRMPTISGLRRRGYTAEAIRNFAREIGVAKADSVVDSKMLEHFIREDLKLKAPRTMAVLEPLKVVITNYPEGQTEMLEAENNPENPEMGSRLIPFSREIYIEQDDFMENPPAKYHRLFVGNEVRLKNAYFIKCNDIIKDEGGNVIELHCTYDPETKSGSGFTGRKVKGTIHWLEASQAVSAEFRLYEPLILDQDKDDETSFLDNINSKSLEIVQGFVEPNMKDAKPQDKFQFFRHGYFNVDPLSSEQGKLIFNRIVSLKSSFQLPK; from the coding sequence ATGGAAAACAAGTCCACCTCAAATTTTCTTAAGAATATTGTTAATGAGGATCTAAAAGCCGGTAACGTAGATCAGATTATCACACGGTTCCCACCGGAACCCAATGGTTATTTACATATTGGACATGCCAAATCGATTATTTTAAATTTTGAATTGGCGGACGAATTCAAAGGCAAGACCCACCTGCGCTTTGATGATACGAATCCCACCAAAGAGGACACAGAATATGTAGAATCCATCAAGGAAGATGTAGCGTGGCTGGGATATGAATGGGATAACTTATTTTTTGCCTCAGATTACTTTGAGGAAATGTATAAGCGTGCCATTTTGCTGATCAAAAAAGGCAAGGCTTATGTTTGTGATTTAACGGCTGAGGAAATCAGGAAAATGCGGGGCTCTCTGACAGAGGCGGGACAAAAAAGCCCGTACCGCGATCGGTCGGTTGAAGAAAACTTAGAGTTGTTTGAGCGTATGCGTCAAGGGGAATTCAAAGACGGACAAAAGGTCTTGCGCGCTAAGATAGATATGGCTTCTCCCAACATTAATATGCGGGACCCTGTCCTTTACAGGATTGCGCATGCCAACCACCATAATACGGGGGATAAGTGGTGTATTTACCCCATGTATGATTTTGCCCATCCCTTAGAGGATGCCATAGAAGGAATCACTCATTCGATTTGTACGTTGGAGTTTGAGGATCATCGTCCCTTATATGATTGGGTTGTCCGGGAATGTGAAATGGAGAAGGTTCCTCATCAATATGAATTTGCCCGCTTAAACATTACGAATACGGTGATGAGTAAGCGGAAGCTAAAGCAATTGGTTGACGAAAAGGTCGTAGACGGTTGGGATGACCCCCGGATGCCTACGATCTCGGGACTTCGGCGCAGGGGGTATACAGCAGAGGCGATTCGAAACTTTGCCCGGGAAATCGGAGTGGCTAAAGCAGATAGTGTTGTTGATAGCAAGATGCTCGAACATTTTATCCGGGAAGACTTAAAACTTAAGGCACCGAGGACCATGGCGGTGCTTGAGCCCCTTAAGGTGGTTATTACAAATTACCCCGAAGGTCAGACAGAGATGCTGGAGGCTGAAAATAATCCGGAAAATCCCGAGATGGGTTCCCGGCTAATTCCTTTTTCACGTGAAATTTATATTGAGCAAGATGATTTTATGGAGAATCCGCCGGCCAAGTACCATAGGCTTTTCGTGGGTAATGAAGTCCGGCTGAAAAACGCTTATTTTATTAAATGCAATGATATTATTAAAGATGAGGGCGGAAACGTCATTGAACTTCACTGTACCTATGATCCGGAGACGAAGAGCGGATCAGGGTTCACGGGGCGGAAAGTCAAAGGGACGATTCATTGGCTGGAGGCCTCCCAAGCAGTATCTGCGGAGTTCCGATTATATGAACCCTTAATTTTGGATCAGGATAAGGATGATGAGACCTCCTTTCTGGATAACATAAATTCCAAGTCTTTAGAGATCGTACAGGGTTTCGTTGAGCCAAATATGAAAGACGCCAAGCCCCAGGATAAGTTTCAATTCTTTAGACATGGGTACTTTAATGTTGATCCTTTGAGTTCAGAACAAGGCAAGCTTATTTTTAATAGAATTGTATCATTGAAGAGTTCGTTTCAGTTGCCGAAATAA
- a CDS encoding S1C family serine protease, which produces MDYYKDNNYSRRGHGFFSTIVIALISAVLGGIVAVALVPSVYGNKQVTSANQVVLNEGPTTQAIETDGVNFPVTQIAKVTGPAVVGIANFQSRGAFFGGSSFAEVGSGSGFIIDAKNGYIVTNNHVIAGAEKLIVSLADGRNLDAKLVGGDERTDLAVVQIADTKDLVATQLGDSSKLQVGEPVVAIGNPGGQEFARSVTTGVVSATNRILNIPGEASFNLIQTDAAINPGNSGGPLVNYQGQVIGINSAKNQEPGFEGMGFAIPISDALPTIKQLIEKGYASHPGLNVQIDPRYTAEYASQRGWPEGAYISKVTPGGPAEKAGIRTGDVLTKINGIAIKNSLELTHQLLKYKPGDTVTVTIYRDNKAIDVSLVLTEIKSQ; this is translated from the coding sequence ATGGACTACTATAAAGATAATAATTATTCACGGAGAGGGCACGGTTTTTTTTCGACCATTGTAATAGCTTTAATTAGTGCCGTGCTGGGTGGAATCGTTGCCGTGGCATTAGTTCCATCAGTGTACGGGAACAAGCAAGTGACCTCTGCAAACCAAGTCGTTTTAAATGAAGGACCAACGACCCAGGCTATCGAAACAGACGGAGTCAATTTCCCGGTAACTCAAATTGCTAAAGTCACTGGACCGGCAGTTGTCGGAATTGCTAACTTTCAATCACGGGGGGCCTTTTTCGGAGGAAGCAGTTTTGCTGAAGTGGGAAGTGGCTCAGGTTTTATTATTGATGCTAAAAATGGCTACATTGTCACCAATAATCATGTGATTGCCGGAGCAGAAAAACTGATTGTGAGTCTGGCTGATGGCCGCAATCTTGATGCAAAACTTGTGGGCGGTGATGAACGTACTGATTTAGCCGTGGTTCAGATTGCAGATACCAAAGATCTTGTAGCGACCCAACTGGGAGATTCTTCAAAACTCCAAGTCGGTGAACCGGTAGTAGCTATCGGAAATCCCGGCGGACAGGAATTTGCCCGCTCTGTGACGACAGGCGTTGTATCTGCAACCAATCGTATCTTGAATATTCCGGGAGAAGCAAGCTTTAATCTCATTCAAACAGATGCTGCTATAAACCCTGGAAACAGCGGAGGCCCGCTTGTCAATTACCAAGGTCAGGTGATTGGGATAAATTCCGCCAAGAATCAGGAACCTGGATTTGAAGGAATGGGTTTTGCTATCCCGATTTCAGATGCTTTACCAACCATTAAACAATTGATTGAGAAAGGATATGCCAGTCATCCCGGACTTAATGTTCAAATCGATCCCCGCTATACGGCCGAATATGCCAGTCAGCGAGGATGGCCGGAAGGAGCCTATATTTCTAAGGTCACTCCGGGCGGTCCGGCAGAAAAAGCAGGAATTCGGACCGGGGATGTTTTGACAAAGATTAATGGTATAGCAATCAAGAATTCTTTGGAATTAACCCATCAGTTATTGAAATATAAGCCGGGAGATACGGTTACAGTCACGATTTACCGGGATAACAAGGCTATAGATGTTTCATTAGTACTTACGGAAATTAAGTCACAATAA
- a CDS encoding MBL fold metallo-hydrolase, producing MHFTTLASGSSGNAILVGEDNRHLLVDCGISGKSLLHNLSQVNLLCSEIEGIVVTHEHVDHIRGVGILARKLKIPIYATAGLWKVMSPSLGKLAENQRIEVRESFSCAGLNVLLYPTSHDSRESYGLKVSRPKQKDKRDLAIGIATDSGMITEEMHRHLQGCDALVVEANYDKDRLQNGPYPAYLKRRISGNYGHLDNKQLAEGLLEWINENTQRVMLAHLSEENNTPEIALSTVLGILRNSKRAKKYSDVHVHVAPRHSPHELMMLME from the coding sequence TTGCATTTTACAACCTTGGCGAGCGGAAGTTCCGGAAATGCAATTCTTGTTGGGGAAGATAACCGGCATCTGCTTGTGGATTGCGGAATTAGCGGGAAGAGTTTATTACATAACCTTTCCCAGGTTAACCTATTGTGTTCGGAAATTGAAGGAATTGTAGTTACCCATGAACATGTGGATCATATTCGTGGAGTAGGGATACTGGCCAGGAAGTTAAAAATACCAATTTACGCTACTGCGGGGCTTTGGAAGGTTATGAGTCCTTCCTTGGGAAAGCTTGCAGAAAATCAACGTATAGAAGTTCGGGAGTCTTTTTCTTGTGCAGGCCTTAATGTTTTGCTCTATCCTACCTCTCACGATAGTCGTGAAAGCTACGGACTAAAGGTTTCACGTCCCAAGCAAAAGGATAAGAGGGACTTGGCAATCGGAATTGCCACTGACAGCGGTATGATCACTGAAGAAATGCACCGGCATTTGCAAGGGTGTGATGCCCTTGTCGTAGAGGCTAATTATGATAAAGACCGCTTGCAGAATGGGCCGTATCCAGCCTATCTAAAACGACGGATCAGCGGAAACTACGGGCATTTGGATAATAAACAGCTGGCAGAAGGACTCCTTGAGTGGATTAACGAAAATACTCAACGGGTCATGCTGGCCCATCTAAGTGAGGAAAACAATACTCCGGAAATCGCTTTGTCTACGGTTTTGGGTATCCTTAGAAACTCGAAGAGAGCTAAAAAGTACTCTGATGTCCATGTACATGTTGCTCCGCGTCATTCACCGCATGAATTGATGATGTTAATGGAATAA
- a CDS encoding tetratricopeptide repeat protein, giving the protein MNKRSQRIFAGVLAVLVSIAMVGSAFIGYFIGGDTPSANPGAYNTAQAEAEYQDQKQRIDAMVQQAKVDPDNVQLQTALGNEYYDAAIKAQVAAPGEMQDNFKKAVEAYQQVLKTNKDPNIMVDMATSAFYSGDYDLAEKSYNEAIALQPDFINALFNYGIFLSQAKQDWAGALNQWQKALPLARNDQEKEEIQAMINMAQSQLQAKTTDGVSNPNLQKGE; this is encoded by the coding sequence TTGAATAAACGATCACAAAGAATTTTTGCGGGTGTACTTGCTGTTCTTGTTAGTATTGCTATGGTTGGTTCGGCATTTATCGGTTATTTTATTGGCGGGGATACACCGTCTGCCAACCCAGGTGCTTATAATACTGCCCAGGCTGAAGCAGAATACCAAGACCAGAAGCAGCGTATAGATGCCATGGTTCAGCAAGCTAAAGTAGACCCTGACAATGTACAATTACAAACTGCCCTTGGAAATGAATACTATGATGCTGCAATAAAAGCTCAAGTTGCAGCGCCCGGTGAGATGCAAGATAACTTCAAAAAAGCGGTTGAGGCCTACCAACAGGTTTTGAAAACAAATAAAGATCCGAATATCATGGTGGATATGGCGACATCTGCTTTTTACAGCGGAGATTATGATTTAGCGGAAAAGAGCTATAATGAGGCCATAGCCCTTCAGCCTGATTTCATAAATGCACTGTTCAACTATGGTATTTTCCTTTCCCAAGCCAAGCAGGATTGGGCCGGGGCTCTTAATCAGTGGCAAAAGGCTCTGCCCTTGGCCCGGAATGATCAAGAAAAAGAGGAGATCCAAGCCATGATTAATATGGCTCAAAGTCAGCTCCAAGCTAAAACCACAGACGGTGTGTCAAATCCTAATTTACAGAAGGGCGAGTGA